Proteins encoded by one window of Enterococcus faecalis:
- the psiE gene encoding phosphate-starvation-inducible protein PsiE: protein MQKNFSVVKKYVNLILDIVLGILGVFLLVFMASYLVDLATYLMKPMTPDNFSVIMQEIISFFMLFEFIMMILRYIQEGHHIPIRYLILICLTAILRQLMVAHGDGLQTLLLSLSILLLVVVLFILGLNGSKFYTLGKAKVEEDHEQDFHH, encoded by the coding sequence ATGCAGAAGAATTTTAGTGTAGTAAAGAAGTACGTGAATTTGATTTTGGATATTGTATTAGGGATTTTAGGAGTTTTCTTATTAGTATTTATGGCTAGTTATTTAGTTGACCTCGCTACATATCTCATGAAGCCAATGACGCCGGATAATTTTTCAGTTATCATGCAAGAAATTATTTCATTCTTTATGTTATTTGAGTTTATTATGATGATTCTTCGCTATATTCAAGAAGGACACCATATTCCGATTCGTTATTTGATTTTAATTTGTTTAACCGCAATTTTACGTCAATTAATGGTTGCACATGGCGATGGCTTGCAGACCTTATTGTTATCTTTATCAATTCTTTTACTAGTGGTTGTGCTATTTATTCTCGGGTTAAATGGCAGCAAATTTTATACGCTAGGAAAAGCGAAAGTAGAAGAAGATCACGAGCAAGATTTTCATCATTAA
- a CDS encoding ribosomal-processing cysteine protease Prp, whose amino-acid sequence MIKGSFKRTGSGRIVSFELTGHAEAGPYGSDVVCAAVSALAISTVNGIDALAGFEPIVEVDDVEGGYLYVEMLTTVNQEQKNIAQILLENLLLGLQSIENENTEFIQIKTITEK is encoded by the coding sequence ATGATTAAAGGTTCTTTTAAACGAACAGGCTCCGGCCGAATCGTTTCATTCGAATTAACCGGGCATGCTGAAGCAGGTCCTTATGGCAGCGATGTGGTTTGCGCGGCAGTTTCTGCCTTAGCAATTAGCACAGTCAATGGGATTGATGCCTTAGCAGGTTTTGAACCGATTGTGGAAGTTGATGATGTAGAAGGTGGCTACCTTTATGTCGAGATGTTAACAACTGTCAATCAGGAACAAAAAAATATTGCCCAAATTCTATTAGAAAATCTTTTATTAGGTTTACAATCAATAGAGAACGAAAATACTGAATTTATTCAAATAAAAACAATCACTGAGAAATAG
- the rplU gene encoding 50S ribosomal protein L21, translating into MYAIIKTGGKQVKVEVGQAIYVEKLNVEAGEKVVFDEVILVGGESTKVGAPTVAGATVEGTVEKHGKQKKVVTFQYKPKKHSHRKQGHRQPYTKVMIEAINA; encoded by the coding sequence ATGTACGCAATTATCAAAACTGGTGGTAAACAAGTGAAAGTTGAAGTAGGTCAAGCAATCTACGTTGAAAAATTAAACGTTGAGGCTGGCGAGAAAGTTGTTTTTGACGAAGTTATCTTAGTAGGTGGCGAATCTACAAAAGTTGGTGCGCCAACTGTTGCAGGCGCAACTGTTGAAGGAACTGTTGAAAAACACGGCAAACAAAAGAAAGTCGTGACTTTCCAATACAAACCTAAAAAACACTCTCACCGTAAACAAGGTCACCGTCAACCGTATACAAAAGTTATGATCGAAGCAATCAACGCTTAA
- the proC gene encoding pyrroline-5-carboxylate reductase — protein MKISFIGAGNMASAIAKGALKKQFIAAENLYFYDIQVEKTAAFAQEIGAHAVASPQEAITVADLVILAVKPQFVQAALLEAKEAILDKQPLIVSIAAGTTIAELYQLFETTQPLRLVRVMPNMNALIGAGAAAVCGNAFASPEDIQTVLSLFRAVGQAWELEEQYFSIFTAIAGSTPAYAFLFIDSIARAAVKNGMNKELALEIATQAVLGSAQTLANSTENPWTLIDQVSSPGGTTVAGIVELENNAFISTVIKGIEATILRDQELAKQN, from the coding sequence ATGAAAATTAGTTTTATCGGTGCTGGAAATATGGCATCCGCTATTGCCAAAGGTGCGCTAAAAAAGCAATTTATTGCCGCAGAAAACCTTTATTTTTATGATATTCAAGTCGAAAAAACCGCCGCTTTTGCACAAGAAATTGGTGCACACGCGGTTGCTTCGCCTCAAGAAGCTATTACAGTAGCTGACTTAGTTATTTTAGCGGTGAAACCGCAATTCGTTCAAGCGGCTTTACTTGAAGCAAAAGAAGCAATTTTAGACAAGCAACCGTTAATTGTTTCCATTGCAGCAGGTACGACTATTGCAGAATTGTATCAACTGTTTGAGACTACCCAACCGCTTCGTCTTGTTCGTGTGATGCCCAATATGAATGCGTTGATTGGCGCGGGTGCAGCAGCTGTCTGTGGTAACGCTTTTGCATCCCCTGAAGACATCCAGACTGTTTTATCGTTGTTTCGAGCAGTTGGCCAAGCCTGGGAATTAGAGGAACAGTATTTTTCGATTTTTACTGCTATTGCAGGTAGCACTCCTGCGTATGCTTTCTTATTTATTGATTCGATTGCCCGAGCAGCCGTTAAAAATGGTATGAACAAAGAGTTAGCCTTAGAAATTGCCACACAAGCTGTACTAGGCAGCGCTCAAACTTTGGCAAATAGTACAGAGAATCCTTGGACTTTAATCGACCAGGTCAGTTCTCCTGGTGGAACCACGGTTGCTGGGATTGTCGAATTAGAAAACAATGCGTTTATTTCAACAGTCATCAAAGGGATTGAGGCCACCATCCTTCGGGATCAAGAATTAGCCAAACAAAACTAA
- a CDS encoding metallophosphoesterase translates to MTVYLFLALFFIIIGILSYSFFIEPNCLVIHKNQIKVTESGKTLRIVQLSDIHLKKNYSVKALKQIVEKTNTLQPDIVVFTGDLFDDYARFGIEIQDEVSQLFRKINAPYGKFAIYGNHEYSGLDTNFYETILEAADFTVLKNTGKLLPVSHRISLYVAGLEDSLYGQTDLAAALVNRPTGTPTLLLTHEPDVADSAVNKNIDLILAGHSHGGQIRLPFFTYKNQLAKKYTHGLYHLEDETPLIVHPGIGTTKISARFGVLPTIELIELTI, encoded by the coding sequence ATGACCGTTTATTTATTTCTGGCACTATTTTTCATTATTATCGGCATTTTAAGCTATAGTTTTTTTATTGAACCTAACTGCTTAGTCATACACAAAAATCAAATTAAAGTAACAGAATCAGGGAAAACCTTACGGATTGTTCAACTCTCTGATATTCATTTAAAAAAGAATTATTCTGTGAAAGCCTTAAAACAGATTGTTGAAAAAACAAATACATTACAACCAGACATAGTCGTTTTTACAGGAGACTTATTTGATGATTATGCCCGTTTCGGTATCGAAATTCAGGATGAAGTGAGTCAACTTTTCCGTAAAATTAACGCCCCTTATGGCAAATTCGCTATTTATGGCAACCACGAGTATAGCGGCTTAGATACCAATTTTTACGAAACAATCTTAGAAGCTGCCGACTTTACCGTACTAAAAAACACGGGCAAATTACTGCCTGTCTCACACCGTATCTCCTTGTACGTCGCTGGTTTAGAAGATTCGTTATATGGACAAACCGACTTAGCTGCAGCTTTAGTCAACCGCCCTACTGGAACGCCCACTCTGCTACTAACCCATGAGCCAGATGTCGCAGACTCAGCAGTCAACAAAAACATTGACCTCATTTTAGCAGGACATAGTCACGGCGGACAGATTCGCTTGCCTTTTTTCACTTACAAAAATCAGCTTGCTAAAAAATATACACATGGGCTTTATCATTTAGAAGATGAAACGCCGCTAATTGTTCACCCAGGAATCGGAACCACTAAAATCAGCGCACGCTTTGGTGTCTTACCAACAATTGAACTGATTGAGTTAACTATTTAA
- a CDS encoding nucleotide pyrophosphohydrolase translates to MNKKAGEQMDTMAKINQFRDERNWRPHHNEKDLALSICLEAAELLELFQWKTAEEGIKQEERIKEELADVLIYSYMMADNLGFDLDEIIEEKLKKNALKYPVPEKQVLKQMNRRTSKKE, encoded by the coding sequence ATGAATAAGAAAGCAGGGGAACAGATGGATACAATGGCAAAAATTAATCAATTTCGTGATGAAAGAAATTGGCGCCCCCACCATAATGAAAAAGATTTGGCGCTCTCAATTTGTTTAGAAGCAGCAGAATTGTTAGAACTTTTTCAATGGAAAACAGCAGAAGAAGGCATCAAACAAGAAGAACGAATCAAAGAAGAATTGGCTGATGTTCTCATTTACTCCTACATGATGGCTGATAATTTAGGGTTTGATTTGGACGAAATTATCGAAGAAAAGTTGAAGAAAAATGCGTTGAAATATCCAGTGCCAGAAAAACAAGTGTTGAAACAAATGAATCGAAGAACTTCTAAAAAAGAATAA
- a CDS encoding M24 family metallopeptidase, whose protein sequence is MMARVEKLRELMKENNLQGFLVTSPYNLRYLTNFTGTTGLAMITLDKAFFVTDFRYTEQAAEQATGFTIVKNTGHIFDEVADLAERLQLDNLAFEETQVSFADYSLLEEILPCELVPVMGLIEELREVKDEEEVAIIEKACAIADQGFAFVLEMIKPGMTEIEVANQLDFFMRSKGASGVSFETIVASGLRSAMPHGVASHKVIEKGELITLDFGCYYEGYVSDMTRTFAIGSIQPKLKEIYDIVLEAQLKVLAEAKPGLTGIQLDAIARDHIASYGYGDAFGHSTGHGIGLEIHEGPNVSFRADKQFVPGNVITDEPGIYLPGIGGVRIEDDLLITAEGNRVLTHAPKELIIL, encoded by the coding sequence ATGATGGCAAGAGTCGAAAAGCTACGGGAGTTAATGAAAGAAAATAATTTACAAGGATTTTTAGTGACAAGTCCGTATAATTTACGTTATTTAACCAATTTTACTGGGACAACAGGCTTGGCAATGATTACATTAGATAAAGCTTTTTTTGTAACGGATTTTCGTTATACGGAACAAGCTGCGGAACAAGCAACTGGTTTTACTATCGTTAAAAACACAGGACATATTTTTGACGAAGTAGCAGATTTAGCTGAACGTTTGCAATTAGATAATTTAGCTTTTGAAGAAACGCAAGTTAGTTTCGCTGATTATAGCTTATTGGAAGAAATTTTACCATGTGAATTAGTTCCTGTAATGGGTTTGATTGAAGAATTAAGAGAAGTGAAAGATGAAGAAGAAGTAGCGATTATTGAAAAAGCGTGTGCCATCGCGGATCAAGGATTTGCCTTTGTCTTAGAGATGATTAAACCTGGAATGACAGAGATTGAAGTGGCTAATCAATTAGATTTCTTCATGCGTTCAAAAGGAGCCAGTGGTGTTTCTTTTGAGACAATTGTGGCCAGCGGTCTACGTTCAGCGATGCCACATGGCGTTGCTAGCCATAAAGTCATCGAAAAAGGTGAGTTAATCACTTTAGATTTCGGTTGTTATTATGAAGGCTATGTTTCTGATATGACACGGACATTCGCTATTGGTAGTATTCAGCCAAAACTAAAAGAAATTTATGATATTGTTTTAGAAGCACAATTAAAAGTGTTAGCAGAAGCTAAACCTGGGTTGACGGGCATTCAATTAGATGCGATTGCACGGGATCATATTGCTTCCTATGGCTATGGTGATGCGTTTGGCCACAGTACTGGTCATGGCATTGGATTAGAAATTCATGAAGGACCAAATGTTTCATTCCGAGCAGATAAACAGTTTGTACCAGGGAATGTGATTACGGACGAACCTGGAATTTATTTGCCAGGAATTGGTGGTGTGCGTATTGAGGACGATTTATTGATTACTGCTGAAGGTAATCGTGTATTAACACATGCGCCAAAAGAATTAATCATTTTATAA
- a CDS encoding helix-turn-helix domain-containing protein codes for MASKEEQYVAFYQFLETLDCYLTTTNALENEVAQFKENPHREIAGFMLASSETIDVPKGFIRMLYCLEQDGNAYLDQQRCSFSAGQVMIVNEATSVSYQGQGMSMIIFYFKKHYFLDTLLNQLAEEPVMYRFFTEIASSEFENIPRYFVFASQPNSDVHVYSLLLLKQIVKMAYFNNKVTKAAFVLLVVELGQLPREALKMQDNYLSNHQRVEVILAYIEQQIAHVTLAEVAAKFHFHPNYLSNFLKDKTNKTFTEIVLAYRIQLAKNYLKQTDLSIQTIVERIGYQDKAFFYKRFKEEMGMTPKQYRQKEGMADVRRSL; via the coding sequence TTGGCAAGCAAAGAAGAGCAATATGTAGCATTTTATCAGTTTTTAGAGACCTTAGATTGTTATTTAACCACTACCAATGCTCTTGAGAATGAAGTAGCGCAATTTAAGGAAAATCCGCATCGAGAAATTGCGGGCTTTATGTTGGCATCTTCGGAAACAATTGACGTTCCGAAAGGATTTATTCGGATGCTCTATTGTTTAGAGCAAGATGGCAATGCTTATTTGGATCAACAAAGGTGTTCGTTTTCGGCTGGCCAAGTCATGATTGTCAATGAGGCCACCTCGGTTAGCTATCAGGGGCAAGGAATGTCTATGATTATATTTTATTTTAAAAAGCACTATTTTCTTGATACGCTCTTAAATCAGCTGGCGGAAGAACCAGTCATGTATCGTTTTTTTACAGAAATTGCTAGCAGTGAATTTGAAAACATTCCTCGATATTTCGTTTTTGCCAGCCAGCCAAATTCGGATGTTCACGTCTATTCGCTATTATTACTGAAACAAATTGTGAAAATGGCCTATTTTAATAATAAAGTGACCAAAGCGGCCTTTGTTTTGCTAGTGGTGGAACTAGGTCAACTGCCTAGAGAAGCTTTAAAGATGCAAGATAATTATTTGTCGAATCATCAACGTGTTGAGGTGATTTTAGCGTATATTGAGCAACAGATTGCGCATGTCACTTTAGCAGAAGTCGCCGCTAAATTTCATTTTCATCCGAATTACTTATCGAATTTTTTAAAAGACAAAACAAACAAAACGTTTACGGAAATTGTCTTAGCCTACCGAATCCAATTGGCGAAAAACTACTTGAAGCAAACAGATTTATCGATTCAAACGATTGTTGAACGAATCGGCTATCAAGACAAAGCCTTTTTTTATAAACGTTTTAAAGAAGAAATGGGCATGACCCCAAAACAATATCGACAGAAAGAGGGAATGGCAGATGTACGAAGAAGTCTTTGA
- the mapP gene encoding maltose 6'-phosphate phosphatase — translation MNLLTINTHSWLEEEPLKKLEEIAKVILSSESEIIALQEVNQKVASKKVPLEQLTTFCPIATQTPIHEDNFAYLIVQYLAEKGQHYYWSWEMSHIGYAIYEEGNALLSKCPLTSEALLISESQEPTNYRTRKILVAETESSKGTLTVVSGHFSWWETPCTGFAYEWLQLEKYLATGQQPLVILGDLNNPAGTTGYQLVENSYLPIQDAFVVAEETSGEATVEKKIDGWEENEAALRIDYAFVPKQWHVRKYEVIFDGRKTPIVSDHFGLLIQLK, via the coding sequence ATGAATCTTTTAACAATCAATACTCATAGCTGGTTAGAAGAAGAACCATTAAAAAAATTAGAGGAGATTGCCAAGGTGATTTTATCTTCTGAAAGTGAAATAATTGCCTTACAAGAAGTGAATCAGAAAGTCGCTTCCAAGAAAGTGCCGTTAGAACAGTTAACTACTTTTTGTCCCATAGCGACCCAAACGCCGATCCATGAAGATAATTTTGCATATCTAATCGTTCAATATCTAGCTGAAAAAGGCCAACACTATTATTGGAGTTGGGAAATGAGCCACATTGGTTATGCTATTTATGAAGAAGGGAACGCACTACTTTCGAAATGTCCGTTGACTAGTGAAGCTCTCCTTATTTCAGAAAGCCAAGAACCAACGAATTATCGAACAAGAAAAATCTTAGTAGCGGAGACAGAGAGTTCAAAAGGTACGCTTACTGTTGTCTCTGGTCACTTTTCTTGGTGGGAAACACCCTGTACAGGTTTTGCCTATGAATGGCTACAATTAGAGAAATACTTAGCGACGGGGCAACAACCGTTAGTCATTTTAGGCGATTTAAACAACCCAGCTGGTACAACTGGCTATCAATTAGTGGAAAATAGTTACTTGCCGATTCAAGATGCATTTGTTGTAGCGGAAGAGACAAGCGGTGAAGCGACAGTAGAGAAAAAAATAGATGGCTGGGAAGAAAATGAAGCAGCCTTGCGGATTGACTACGCATTTGTTCCAAAACAGTGGCACGTACGAAAATATGAAGTAATTTTTGATGGTAGGAAAACACCGATAGTCAGTGATCATTTTGGCTTACTCATTCAACTAAAATAA
- a CDS encoding VOC family protein, with translation MITGTEIDFIVSDSLKALALYKEIFEVHVVEATKYPVGRNEVVFNLYDTRFHMLDANEEFGLKAPDSEHPNTIWFNITVADIVQTHKKALANKCIEMQPVTEMMEGAIQNSLFVDPFGYMWMVHQINQELNFEERTEILEKEV, from the coding sequence ATGATTACAGGCACAGAAATTGATTTTATTGTTAGTGATAGTTTAAAGGCATTAGCTTTATATAAAGAAATCTTTGAGGTTCATGTAGTTGAAGCGACAAAGTATCCTGTTGGAAGGAATGAAGTAGTGTTTAACTTATATGATACTCGGTTCCATATGTTAGATGCTAATGAAGAATTTGGTTTAAAAGCACCAGATTCAGAACATCCCAATACAATTTGGTTCAATATCACGGTAGCAGATATTGTGCAAACTCATAAAAAAGCCTTAGCAAATAAGTGCATTGAGATGCAACCAGTTACAGAAATGATGGAAGGAGCTATTCAAAATTCGTTATTTGTTGATCCATTTGGTTACATGTGGATGGTACATCAAATTAACCAAGAACTAAATTTTGAAGAGCGAACAGAAATTTTAGAAAAAGAAGTGTAG
- the rpmA gene encoding 50S ribosomal protein L27 — protein MLLTMNLQLFAHKKGGGSTSNGRDSESKRLGAKSADGQTVTGGSILYRQRGTKIYPGVNVGIGGDDTLFAKVDGVVRFERKGRDKKQVSVYPVAN, from the coding sequence ATGTTATTGACTATGAATTTACAATTATTTGCCCATAAAAAAGGTGGCGGTTCTACATCAAACGGCCGTGACTCTGAATCTAAACGATTAGGCGCTAAAAGTGCTGATGGCCAAACAGTTACAGGTGGTTCAATTTTATACCGTCAACGCGGAACTAAAATTTATCCAGGTGTGAACGTTGGAATCGGTGGCGATGACACGTTATTTGCAAAAGTTGACGGTGTGGTACGTTTCGAACGTAAAGGCCGCGACAAAAAACAAGTATCAGTTTATCCAGTAGCTAACTAA
- a CDS encoding cutinase family protein, producing the protein MADLEKYSNLYADLAQATYNGRSIQFPYSAKKWNDKQLDKYRNKEAVPFTFPNAKDAHGNDASTVYLQPDNTIKTIKEKNWVGREKVYKKGLLTDEKAGYNSYYVTDTPTLSPKTQHTYFATRGSDGVSMDVKKGWSGNNLNDWVNNNGSFTLFNAYLPQAKLANEAMHQKIMEMSAKAPNATMSITGHSLGTMISIQAVANLPQADLAKIDKVVLFQGPDARESINKMSQQAQENIQQLEEQGKIDYYVNAFDIVSMLNRNKKGVDEIGRVHYLLPKTFTTTFDLTDKYGSSHDFGQYQLNPDGTPKEANLKEHGYIFAAGVKVSKLIDKYLGKIMDASGESLAKNSLQFLLSLLSEENRQKIIKEYEKIIHEAEIASQWQGKVSRIQKSLASASGSQKIELRSELAELVAKQAQQAGKEYELLVKNILQEAEDEVQTVSKEIRESAMNIRQYLSYAEVQAMIAPYEKSRLWDSAEATNTSNQAKQYKQKLTDFSGKLTTVAKNIQAYDQQARSSLFQK; encoded by the coding sequence ATGGCAGACTTAGAAAAATATAGTAATTTATACGCGGATTTAGCGCAGGCAACTTATAATGGCAGATCCATACAATTTCCGTATAGTGCAAAGAAATGGAATGATAAACAATTAGATAAGTACCGAAATAAAGAGGCTGTTCCATTCACCTTCCCCAACGCCAAAGACGCCCACGGAAATGACGCCAGTACTGTCTATCTCCAACCCGACAACACTATAAAAACAATCAAAGAAAAAAACTGGGTAGGCAGGGAAAAGGTTTATAAAAAAGGGTTATTAACAGATGAGAAAGCTGGCTATAATTCTTATTATGTAACAGATACGCCGACCTTGAGTCCAAAAACGCAGCATACATATTTTGCCACTCGCGGTAGTGACGGCGTTTCAATGGACGTGAAAAAAGGTTGGTCAGGGAATAATTTGAATGACTGGGTCAATAATAATGGTTCCTTTACGTTATTTAATGCCTATTTGCCTCAAGCAAAATTAGCCAATGAAGCCATGCATCAAAAGATAATGGAGATGAGTGCTAAAGCCCCTAATGCGACTATGTCGATTACAGGTCATTCTTTAGGAACCATGATTTCTATTCAAGCGGTGGCCAATCTCCCCCAAGCAGATCTCGCTAAAATTGATAAAGTAGTATTGTTTCAAGGGCCTGATGCGCGAGAAAGCATTAATAAAATGTCTCAACAAGCTCAGGAAAATATTCAACAATTAGAAGAACAAGGGAAAATCGATTATTATGTGAATGCGTTTGATATTGTCTCCATGTTGAATCGAAATAAAAAAGGGGTAGATGAAATTGGTCGGGTGCATTATCTATTACCGAAAACGTTCACCACTACTTTTGATCTGACGGACAAATACGGTTCTAGTCATGATTTTGGTCAGTATCAATTAAATCCTGATGGTACGCCCAAAGAAGCCAATCTAAAGGAACATGGCTATATTTTTGCGGCAGGAGTAAAAGTTTCCAAACTTATTGATAAATATTTAGGGAAAATCATGGATGCTTCAGGTGAATCATTAGCTAAAAACAGTCTCCAATTTTTGTTAAGTCTGCTATCTGAAGAAAATCGCCAGAAAATCATCAAAGAATATGAAAAAATCATTCACGAAGCAGAAATTGCCAGCCAATGGCAAGGGAAAGTGAGTCGTATTCAGAAAAGTTTAGCCAGTGCTTCAGGTAGTCAAAAGATTGAATTACGTAGTGAATTAGCAGAACTAGTTGCAAAACAAGCGCAGCAAGCTGGAAAAGAATACGAACTACTTGTGAAAAATATCCTCCAAGAAGCAGAAGATGAAGTCCAGACAGTTTCAAAGGAAATTCGTGAAAGTGCAATGAATATCCGACAGTATCTATCCTATGCAGAAGTCCAAGCAATGATTGCTCCTTACGAAAAAAGTCGTCTTTGGGATAGCGCTGAAGCAACAAATACTAGCAACCAAGCCAAGCAATACAAGCAAAAATTAACTGATTTTAGCGGAAAATTAACAACTGTTGCTAAAAATATTCAAGCATACGATCAACAAGCAAGAAGTAGTTTATTTCAAAAATAA
- a CDS encoding PTS transporter subunit IIBC produces MKKMFSFEFWQKFGKALMVVVAVMPAAGLMISIGKSLPLIDPNLGLLVTTGGVLESIGWAIIGNLHLLFALAIGGSWAKDRAGGAFAAGISFVLINRITGAIFGVTNEMLADEQAFTHTLFGTKIMVKGFFTSVLEAPALNMGVFVGIIAGFVGAMAYNKYYNYRKLPDALSFFNGKRFVPFVVILWSTIVSIVLALIWPNIQAGINNFGLWIAQSQDSAPILAPFLYGTLERLLLPFGLHHMLTIPINYTQLGGTYEILSGAQAGTQVFGQDPLWLAWATDLVNLKGAGDMSKYQFVLENWTPARFKVGQMIGSSGILMGMALAMYRNVDADKKAKYKSMYFSAALAVFLTGVTEPLEFMFMFAAMPLYVIYAVIQGAAFAMADILPLRVHSFGNIELLTRTPLAIKAGLGGDLINFVLMVIIFGVVTYFLANFLIKKFNYATPGRNGNYDNDNGEEIASGAAGSGVVDQQIAQIVYLLGGKQNIKEVDACMTRLRVSVKDREKVGSEEAWKRAGAMGLIVKDNGVQAVYGPKADVLKSDIEDLLASGVDIPEPVIAESTAGVPTTNFLGKKKDFVAVATGEVIPMAQVNDPVFSQKMMGDGFAVKPLEGEVVAPISGKVLSVFPSKHAIGLQTEEGIEVLVHMGIDTVEMATPAFESFVKEGQSLKAGTKLAKMNLDVIEQAGKETTIIVAFTNSDKVEQVVINQLGTTTAGTVIGQIEI; encoded by the coding sequence ATGAAAAAAATGTTTAGTTTTGAGTTTTGGCAAAAATTCGGGAAAGCTTTAATGGTCGTTGTGGCAGTAATGCCCGCAGCGGGTTTAATGATTAGTATTGGGAAATCGCTTCCTTTAATCGATCCTAATTTAGGCTTGTTAGTAACAACAGGCGGAGTTCTAGAGAGTATCGGTTGGGCAATTATTGGCAACTTACATTTACTATTTGCGTTAGCAATAGGTGGCAGTTGGGCCAAAGATCGTGCAGGTGGAGCATTTGCAGCGGGGATTTCTTTTGTTTTAATCAACCGTATTACTGGAGCCATTTTTGGTGTAACAAATGAAATGTTGGCAGATGAACAAGCTTTCACGCATACCTTATTTGGCACCAAGATTATGGTGAAGGGATTCTTTACAAGTGTCTTAGAAGCCCCGGCATTAAATATGGGTGTCTTTGTAGGGATTATTGCTGGTTTTGTCGGTGCGATGGCTTACAACAAGTATTACAATTATCGGAAATTACCAGATGCGCTATCATTTTTTAATGGTAAACGGTTTGTCCCATTTGTCGTTATTTTGTGGTCAACAATTGTCTCAATTGTATTAGCACTTATTTGGCCAAATATTCAAGCGGGAATTAATAATTTTGGGTTATGGATTGCGCAATCTCAAGACAGTGCACCTATTTTAGCGCCATTCTTATATGGAACGTTGGAACGTTTGTTATTACCTTTTGGGTTACATCATATGTTGACGATTCCAATCAACTATACACAATTAGGTGGAACGTATGAAATTTTATCTGGCGCACAAGCTGGAACCCAAGTCTTTGGTCAAGATCCTTTATGGTTGGCTTGGGCAACAGACTTAGTGAATCTTAAAGGCGCTGGTGATATGAGCAAGTATCAGTTTGTCTTAGAAAATTGGACACCAGCTCGATTCAAAGTAGGCCAAATGATTGGTTCTTCAGGGATTTTAATGGGGATGGCTTTGGCGATGTATCGTAATGTCGATGCAGATAAAAAAGCTAAATATAAATCAATGTATTTTTCTGCTGCTTTAGCTGTTTTCTTAACTGGTGTGACAGAGCCGCTAGAATTCATGTTTATGTTTGCTGCAATGCCGCTTTATGTGATTTATGCCGTGATCCAAGGTGCTGCTTTTGCAATGGCTGATATTTTACCATTGCGTGTGCATTCGTTTGGAAATATTGAATTGTTAACAAGAACACCGCTAGCAATAAAAGCTGGTTTAGGTGGCGATTTAATCAATTTTGTTTTAATGGTCATCATTTTTGGTGTTGTCACTTATTTCTTAGCCAATTTCTTAATTAAAAAATTTAATTACGCAACACCTGGAAGAAATGGAAACTATGACAATGATAACGGCGAAGAAATCGCATCTGGCGCGGCTGGTTCAGGCGTCGTCGATCAGCAAATCGCGCAAATTGTCTACTTACTTGGTGGTAAACAAAATATCAAAGAAGTTGATGCGTGTATGACACGCTTACGTGTCAGTGTAAAGGATCGAGAAAAAGTCGGTTCGGAAGAGGCGTGGAAACGGGCAGGCGCAATGGGCTTGATTGTGAAAGATAATGGCGTTCAAGCCGTTTATGGACCAAAAGCTGATGTTTTAAAATCCGATATTGAAGATTTACTAGCTTCCGGCGTTGACATTCCAGAACCAGTTATAGCAGAAAGTACAGCAGGAGTGCCAACAACGAATTTCTTAGGTAAGAAAAAAGATTTCGTGGCTGTAGCGACAGGGGAAGTTATTCCAATGGCGCAAGTCAATGATCCTGTCTTTTCACAAAAAATGATGGGGGATGGATTTGCAGTTAAGCCTCTAGAAGGAGAGGTGGTGGCACCAATTTCGGGGAAAGTTCTAAGTGTTTTCCCAAGCAAACATGCGATTGGGCTACAAACAGAAGAAGGTATCGAAGTACTTGTCCATATGGGAATTGATACAGTTGAAATGGCAACACCTGCTTTTGAATCTTTTGTTAAAGAAGGACAATCATTGAAAGCTGGGACGAAACTAGCTAAAATGAACTTGGATGTGATTGAACAAGCTGGCAAAGAAACAACGATTATTGTCGCTTTTACAAACAGCGACAAAGTGGAACAAGTAGTTATTAATCAACTAGGAACCACCACTGCGGGAACTGTGATCGGACAGATTGAAATTTAA